The genomic window ACTACTAGATTGCAGCCGGTGGACTGAGCTTCCCGAAGAACTTCTTCTGTGGCATCCAGACAACATAATACTGCTTTGACTTCTGTTTCCGGATGTCCTACAATCAGTCCAGAATTATCATAAGATTCCTGCAAGTGCAAAGGAGCTATAGATTCAAGATAATCGCAAAGTTCTTTAAGTTTTACTGGGGATGATAAAGGTTCAGACATGGTGAAAATCCGGTTTGATTGATGCTGCAAAATAGTAATCCTGCAAAAATCAGGCTTTTATGCTCCGCTTGGAAATTTTCGAAGTGCGGATAGTAGTGCCGTCTTTCGCTATGAATTGAACGAAATAAATTCCATCTGCATATGAGCTCAGGTCAATTGTTCTGGACGATGAGTTAACATCCTGTGACAATATTATTCTACCGAGTAGGTTGTGCAAAGCGATATGATGGACATCACTGAGATCTCCTTCAATAAATGCGAGGTCTTGTACAGGGTTGGGTAGAATTCTTAATCTATTTCTCTGATCTGTGTTCTCTACATACGTACCTGTTTTTTCCTGTAGTTCCAAGCTAATTTTGGCGGAACCATCGCCACTAAAGTTATTGTTAGAGTTCACTCCGTTACCTGCAGCGTAGAAGCTGACTGCACCGGTGCCTGCTTTGGGAGCAGTCCATTTCATCTCAAAAAGGTTGGAGCTGCTACGGTCAATGTGTTCTACATACATACGACCATTTCTCGGGGTAAATGTTCTTGCATTAGCCGATATAGGTATCCAGCTTTTGTTGTCAGTTCCGGTCTTTTTGAGAGGTGCATGGAGACTGAGCAGCTGGAAACCATAGGCACTAGGTACGTTGCCGCTTACGTGGTTGACGCGGACCTTGACCTCATATTCCTTGTCAGGAGTATAAGTTTTTACTGTGTCTTTGCCATCGAGGACAAAGATGTCCAAGCTTACATTAATGGGTCCATTGTGGCAGTTGAGACAGGTTGTTGCATCGTCACCCGGTGCTCCGGTACTGCCTAAACCCCCGGAATAAGCTCTGCCGGCTCGATTGGACATCAACAAGACTGAACCAAAGCTCAAAAGGAAAAGAAAGTAAATGTATTTTTTCATCGGCAGAAAATTCAATTATACTATGAATGTAAGACCAACTACTGTTACAAAAGTTTAACTCAAAGTTTCAATTGAAGATCTATTAAACACCAGAGGGCCTATTAATCCGGCTTAAAATAAAAATCCTTCCGGACTTCAGACCGGAAGGACACTATAATTTGAAAACAATAATCTTATTCTCCTACGACCTCGAACTTAACCTTGGTCTGGACTTGCTTATGAAAATCGATCTGTGCATGGTATTCGCCGACAGTTTTCACTTCTTCAGGGAGTGAAATTTTGCGTCTTTCCACATCAATATTGCACTGGTCTTTTAAAGCATTTGCTATTTGAACATTGGTAACAGACCCGAAGATCTTTCCGCTTGTGCCGGTTTTTGCACCGATACGGAGTACTACTCCATCCAGTTGTTCAGCTAATGCTTTGTAATCGTTTAGCTTGCGGTTTTCTTTGGCATCCTCCTGCTTTTGGAGTTCGGCTAAGATTTTTTTGTTGGAAGAATTTGCCAGAAGTGCAAGTCCTTGAGGAATCAAAAAGTTACGGCCGTAACCAGGCTTTACTTTTACGATCTGGTGTTTGTCACCTACTTTGTCGATATCTTTCAGTAAAATGATTTCCATGACATGTAAATTTTAAAAATTACTTTAATAAGTCGGTCATATAAGGTAAAATAGCTAGGTGGCGAGCTCTTTTTACGGCACTTGCCACTCTTTTTTGGTATTTGAGAGAATTTCCGGTCAATCTTCGAGGGAGAAGTTTTCCTTGTTCGTTGACAAACTGGATAAGAAAGCTCTCATCCTTATAGTCTACATGTTTTAGACCAAACTTTTTAAAACGACAGTATTTTTTCTTTTTCTGTCCGATATTGGGGTTGCTGAGGAATTTTATTTCGTCTTGCGTTGCCATTTTTCTTTTTCTTTAAAAGGTTAAAGGAGATTATTCTTCTTCTGTAAGTGTAACTACCGGCGGTGGAGGTGGTACGCTGGCGATAAATGGATTCGGGTTTACTTTTTCCTTCATCATTCTCTTGCCAATCTTACCATTTCTCTTGTCTTCGTTGTACTTCACTCCATACTTGTCCAATTTTACAGTGAGGTATCTCATGATGCGCTCGTCGCGCTTGAGAGCCAACTCAAATTTGGAGATGAATGCAGCTTGCTCGGATTCAAATTCCATGCAATAGTACACTCCTGTGGAACGCTTGTTGATCGGATAAGCCAGCTGGCGAAGTCCGATTTCATCTACGTGGATGATGCGTGCTCCTTCAGCATGAAGCATATCCCTGTAGGTCTGGGCTGTCGATTTCACTTCATCGCCCGACAGCACTGGGTCTACGATAAAGGTTACTTCAAAATTTCGCATTTGACACTTATTTTTAAAAGGGCTGCAAAGATATAAACATTTTTGAGGAAAAGTAAAGGATACTTTTACTTTTTTTACTAAAATCCTGAAAATGAAGCAGATCTGGGCTTTAACTCGTACGTTCGGTGACAAAATAGCACAGTTGTGATAGGCTATTTCTGGCCACATTAGCGGGTAGTTGCTCCAGGGCCTGCAATGCAATGTCCCTGTGCTGGTTCATTTTCTGATGGGCGATCTGGGCACCTTTATAATCATGAATAAAAGAAAGTACCTTTCGAATCACTGCTTCATCCTCCGATCTGGAGCGAATATCTGAGATGATCTCTTTGCGGATTCCCGCGGGAGCCGCTTGTAAAGCGCTGATTAGAGGTAAGGTCATTTTCTTTTCTTTGATATCCAGGATTTTGGGTTTGCCCGTATCGTCCGCATTGATATCCATAAGATCATCTTTGATCTGAAAAGCCAGCCCGAGCTGCTCTCCAAAAATGGAAACATGCTCAATCACGGCAGGGTCTTCAGTAACCGACTGCGCTCCACATCTACATGAAACACGTATCAAGGAAGCCGTTTTCTGCCGGATGATTTGGTAATAAATCTCCTCGGTGATGTCCAGCCTGCGCGCTTTTTCGAGCTGTAACAACTCGCCCTCACTCATCTCTTTTACTGCAACCGAAAGGACTTCCAGCAGGTCAAAATACTTTTTGCTTAAAGCGGTAAGGAGACCTCTGGACAACAGGTAGTCGCCAACCAAAACGGCTATTTTGTTTTTCCACAGGGCGTTGATGGAAAAAAAAGAACGCCTTTGGTCCGCATTATCCACAACATCATCATGTACTAAACTCGCCGTATGTAGCAGTTCGACAAGGGTCGCTGCAGCATATGTTTTGTCATTAACCTCTCCCAGCATTTTTGCTGTAAGGATACAAATCAGTGGTCTGAACTGTTTGCCTTTGGTCTTGACAATGTAATAGGTGATTTTATCCAAAAGGGCCACACGACTTTTCATGGCGTCGCGAAAGTGGGAATCAAAGAGGGCGATTTCTGTAAGTACGGGTTTTTTGATTTCTGAGAGACTTGCCATCTACTACTGACTACTGATCGATTTTTGCTTGACTGCTGAGCTCAAGTGGCCCTTAGCCAGCACCAAAGGTATGTATTTTCGACACTAAAAGATCAAAATGATTTACCTTCGTCTTTGGTTCAATTCAGATAAATTTTGCTCCAGTTTTTTAAGAAAAATCTTTTTGTCAACTCTCTTTTACTCCTGCCTTATGCATTGTTTTTGCATCTGGGACTCTGGCTGAGGAGGGTGGGGTTCGAGTGGGACGAAAGAAACTTTATTTTCAATCATGTTTTCCAAGTGCAAAAGTGGTCTTATGAGCTGAACGTGATCCTGAGCACTTTGATAATATTCGTTCAGGCATTGATGATCAATGGTCTGGTATCCAGATATAAACTCAATCCTTATGGTCAACTCTTTCCGGGCTTGTTTTTTATACTCATGGTAGGCTTTGGATTACCAACACTTTATATGAATCCGGCACTGTTAGGAAATTTCTTTTTCATCATTGCAATTGATAATGTTTTTCAGATTTACAATAAAAAATCAACGGCGGTACAATTATTTAATTTCGGTTTTTTTATTGGACTGGCGTCAGCGTTGTATGTACCTTATTATATTTATTTACTTCTTGGATTATTGGGTATTTTTTTATTAAAAGGTTTTCAAGTGAAGTTATTATTTCAAATGTTGACCGGATTTATCAACGTCTTTTTTCTCATTTATGTGGTACTGTATGTTGGTGATTGGGATCATATATTTTGGCAGACTCAAATCAAGGGCTATTTTTCAAACTATGTTTTACATCGATTGAATTGGACCTGGGCCTGGGTGGGATTTGGAATATTGATTGTTTTTTTCATCTCAGCGCTTGTACAGTTCAACTATTTTCAGGTTAAACGAATTGTCTTGATTCAGAAATACTACAACTTATTGTTTTGGACCTGTTTTATCTTTCTATTGAGCTTTTTATTCATGAAAGTCAGCTCATACTCGCACCTTACGATGTTGATCATGCCCCTCAGTTTTATAATGGGTCTTTTGGTCACTAGAACTAAAAATCCGTTGGTTGCAGAGTCCATTCATGTGTTGTTTGTGGTATTGGCTTTATTTTTACAGTTTCAAAATTGGTGATATGTCTACGAAGTATGGGGTAGTTGTTTTTCCGGGATCGAATTGTGATGACGATCTGATTCATGTATTGGGAACAGTTTTCGGCAAGCAAACAGAAAAAATCTGGCACAAAGAAAGCAGTCTGAAAGGGTATAACCCTGGTGATGTCATTTTTTTGCCCGGAGGGTTTTCTTATGGAGACTATTTGCGATGTGGTGCGATAGCCAGATTTTCACCGATCATGAAAGCTGTGAAAGCTTTTGCAGACAATGGAGGTTATGTAATAGGCATTTGCAATGGGTTTCAAATCCTGTGTGAAGCTGGGATGTTGCCAGGACAACTTCTTCTGAACAAATCAGAGAATTTTGTCTGTAAGAATGTTTTTTTGAAACCGCACTCAAAGTTTAGTCCATTGACATACGATCTGGATCTCCACCATGCTTATTCCATTCCAGTAGCACACGCTGACGGAAGATATTTTGCAGACGAGTCAAGCATTAAAAGATTGTTTGCAAACAATCAAGTCATGTTCCAGTATTGCGATGCTGAAGCGGAGATCCGCGACGGGGACAATTTTAATGGTTCTTGTTCCTCTATTGCAGGAATTTGTAACGAAACAGGCAATGTCTGTGGCATGATGCCTCATCCGGAAAGAGCAGCGGAAGCTATATTGGGCAATACTGATGGACGTGCTTTGTTTGAGAGCCTGTTTGCTTATATCAAAGAACACCATCTGCTCATAGCCTAAACTTGTTTTCTATATACTAATCGATTCTAATTTCTCCAACAAACAACCAAGCGCCATGTCCTTCTCCGGCTTGACCCGACTCAATTTTACCGTGATTTGAAATGAGAATTCTGAGATCTTTGGTCTCTATCGGCTGATCAAGGTCGATTGAAATTTGCTTGTAACCGGTGGAAATCTCTTTATTCATTTCAACCGTTTTGACAGGCTTAAAGGAATCAGAACCTTGTTTGGAGAAAACTGTAATTTTTTGTGGTTGGTGAATCCAGGCTCCCGGCAAATGATAATTTTGAATTTTAATACTGCTGATCTTTTGTATCGTATTCCAAGCAAAAGTCAAGTCGGCATCTTTCCCATCCCATCCCATCCATTCCTGTCCGGAATACTTGTTTTCAGGAGCATCAATTCCATTGATCAGACTACTTTCATTAGTAAGAAAATATTTTGGTGAAGGTTTTTCACTCATTTGTACTTCTGCAGTACATCCAAGATGTTTGAGGAAGCGAATTTCCAATGGCTTTCCCAAAGTGTTGTCTTCAGCCTGATACCAGGTTTTGAATGTGGTGGACTCCTTGAGTTTAAAACTGTCTTTAGTGAGGTAATATTGATTGTAGTCACCTGCATAGCGAGCTTCTGCCAATATTTTACCTGCGAGTGGTGGTTTTTCAAAGATGACCCAGCAATTGGTATCAGCCAACGAACTGCGGGTCCTGTATGACAAATCCAGATATGCAGTCGACAATTTATATGACCTGTTGGCAAACCATTGGTAATGGAACCGCATTCGGCTCACAAAATCAGAATAGGATTTTTGCGATTTTGGTGTCCAAAGGGCTTCGCTTAGCGCCATT from Saprospiraceae bacterium includes these protein-coding regions:
- a CDS encoding 50S ribosomal protein L9; translation: MEIILLKDIDKVGDKHQIVKVKPGYGRNFLIPQGLALLANSSNKKILAELQKQEDAKENRKLNDYKALAEQLDGVVLRIGAKTGTSGKIFGSVTNVQIANALKDQCNIDVERRKISLPEEVKTVGEYHAQIDFHKQVQTKVKFEVVGE
- a CDS encoding T9SS type A sorting domain-containing protein — protein: MKKYIYFLFLLSFGSVLLMSNRAGRAYSGGLGSTGAPGDDATTCLNCHNGPINVSLDIFVLDGKDTVKTYTPDKEYEVKVRVNHVSGNVPSAYGFQLLSLHAPLKKTGTDNKSWIPISANARTFTPRNGRMYVEHIDRSSSNLFEMKWTAPKAGTGAVSFYAAGNGVNSNNNFSGDGSAKISLELQEKTGTYVENTDQRNRLRILPNPVQDLAFIEGDLSDVHHIALHNLLGRIILSQDVNSSSRTIDLSSYADGIYFVQFIAKDGTTIRTSKISKRSIKA
- a CDS encoding polyprenyl synthetase family protein; this encodes MASLSEIKKPVLTEIALFDSHFRDAMKSRVALLDKITYYIVKTKGKQFRPLICILTAKMLGEVNDKTYAAATLVELLHTASLVHDDVVDNADQRRSFFSINALWKNKIAVLVGDYLLSRGLLTALSKKYFDLLEVLSVAVKEMSEGELLQLEKARRLDITEEIYYQIIRQKTASLIRVSCRCGAQSVTEDPAVIEHVSIFGEQLGLAFQIKDDLMDINADDTGKPKILDIKEKKMTLPLISALQAAPAGIRKEIISDIRSRSEDEAVIRKVLSFIHDYKGAQIAHQKMNQHRDIALQALEQLPANVARNSLSQLCYFVTERTS
- the rpsF gene encoding 30S ribosomal protein S6, with amino-acid sequence MRNFEVTFIVDPVLSGDEVKSTAQTYRDMLHAEGARIIHVDEIGLRQLAYPINKRSTGVYYCMEFESEQAAFISKFELALKRDERIMRYLTVKLDKYGVKYNEDKRNGKIGKRMMKEKVNPNPFIASVPPPPPVVTLTEEE
- a CDS encoding 30S ribosomal protein S18, which encodes MATQDEIKFLSNPNIGQKKKKYCRFKKFGLKHVDYKDESFLIQFVNEQGKLLPRRLTGNSLKYQKRVASAVKRARHLAILPYMTDLLK
- the purQ gene encoding phosphoribosylformylglycinamidine synthase subunit PurQ, whose amino-acid sequence is MSTKYGVVVFPGSNCDDDLIHVLGTVFGKQTEKIWHKESSLKGYNPGDVIFLPGGFSYGDYLRCGAIARFSPIMKAVKAFADNGGYVIGICNGFQILCEAGMLPGQLLLNKSENFVCKNVFLKPHSKFSPLTYDLDLHHAYSIPVAHADGRYFADESSIKRLFANNQVMFQYCDAEAEIRDGDNFNGSCSSIAGICNETGNVCGMMPHPERAAEAILGNTDGRALFESLFAYIKEHHLLIA